In Candidatus Saccharimonadales bacterium, the sequence AAAATTATACAGAGGCCAAAAATAAACAAGAATCAAAAACTCCACACTAAACAACCACTACTCGCAGGTGGTTGTTTTCTTCTGCAATGATTTTGCAACGAAAATACCCATCGGCTCGGATGGGTATTTTAAAATCACATTTGGTGGAGCTGCCGGGAACTGCCCCCGGGTCCAAAAGGTAACGAGCTATTCGTCTACAAGTATAGTCTATTCTAGGCTTTCGTAATACAGGCTAAAGAATATACAAAAATACCTACATTACTTCGCAGTAATCTTTCCTTCATCCCGCTGCTGCCCGAAAATGAAGTAAGCAACATGGTATATAACACCCTACCCTCGTATGTTGCCTTCAAGAGTAGAATGGTTCTAAAGCAATTAAGCTAGAACTGAGACAGCACGAGGTGCTGAAGTAAATGCTGACGCAAATACTGCAAGCTTCTCTGTAGCTGCCTTAGCAAAATCTTTTGCAATTAAAAATATACGTTACGCGTATCGTCGACTTGCAAAATAGCCTGTTAAAGTCCTTTTGTCGAAAGCTGAGTCAGCCCCAAAACATCTTATATTATATCATAAAAATCTACCTTGCAAATAGCTTATGGCTATGTTTAACTAGCTAGCGTTATGGGGATTGTTGCAAAAATACTTTCAGTAGCGCCCGTAGGCTTTGACGGATCAATCGTTGAAGTTGAAAGTCATGCAGCGAAAGGCTTACCCGGCCTCCAAATCGTGGGGCTTGGCAATAAGGCCATAGATGAGGCTAAAGAGCGTGTTAAGAGTGCAATTGTTAATACGCTTTTGGAATATCCAGCGCGCAAAATTACTATCAATCTTGCCCCTGCCGAACTACCAAAAGATGGTACGCATTACGACCTTCCTATTGCCCTCTCAATTCTTGTGAGCAGCGGACAACTGACTCAATCACAAATAGAAAATGCTGTTTTTGCCGGAGAACTTGCTCTTGACGGAACGGTTCGACCTGTCAGAGGCGCAATAAGTATTGCGGAAAAAGCACGCAGTATGAATATACAAACCGTCTTTTTACCATATGAGAATGCAAAGCAGGCCGCACTCATCCCTGACATCGAGATAATAGGCATATCCCATCTAAGAGAGCTTTTTCTTCACTTAAAAAACGAGCTAAGGCTTCAACCACTTCAAGGAAAGACCAGGGCAAAAGAAAGCGTCTCATTTCTCCCCCCTCTCCTTGACGAGATACAAGGCCAAGAACAGGCTAAACGAGCATTGATTATTGCCGCCGCGGGTCATCATAATATCCTCTTTACCGGCTCGCCAGGATCCGGCAAAACGATGCTCGCGAAGACTCTCGCTAACCTTCTCCCTCCCTTATCTCACGAAGAACAGATTGCCGTAACCAAGCTCCATGGGCTAGCGGGAGAAACGGAGGCCATCGTTAAAAAACGCCCCTTTAGAGCGCCGCACCATACAGCAAGCCGAACTTCTCTCATTGGAGGAGGTACTCATCCACGCCCGGGTGAAATCAGCTTAGCTCATTTAGGTGTGCTTTTTCTTGATGAGATTCCCGAATATCC encodes:
- a CDS encoding YifB family Mg chelatase-like AAA ATPase, giving the protein MGIVAKILSVAPVGFDGSIVEVESHAAKGLPGLQIVGLGNKAIDEAKERVKSAIVNTLLEYPARKITINLAPAELPKDGTHYDLPIALSILVSSGQLTQSQIENAVFAGELALDGTVRPVRGAISIAEKARSMNIQTVFLPYENAKQAALIPDIEIIGISHLRELFLHLKNELRLQPLQGKTRAKESVSFLPPLLDEIQGQEQAKRALIIAAAGHHNILFTGSPGSGKTMLAKTLANLLPPLSHEEQIAVTKLHGLAGETEAIVKKRPFRAPHHTASRTSLIGGGTHPRPGEISLAHLGVLFLDEIPEYPRSLLEALRQPLEDKAIQITRASQSVRYPADFMMVATMNPCPCGYYGDSAKECTCNSTQILNYQRKLSGPFLDRIDLVVSVSRVPSDSLLHSSPAIHSQHENAQKLVAQSVSTQSKRYGTTSRYNNSLKNSEMGILASIKDDALNLLKQAVDRLNLSARSYFKIIKVARTIADIEGSPSIEVSHVSEALQYRQNS